One Chloroflexota bacterium DNA window includes the following coding sequences:
- a CDS encoding aldo/keto reductase: MEYRSLGKNGPQVSLLGFGCGAIGGLLVKGDPSEQRRTVARALEAGITYFDTAPAYGNGRSEETIGPLLRELKANVVVGTKFRLEPEQLPNAAAAIREQLEASLKRLGRDSVDLFNLHNRVGVDISGNQGALSAEEVLGPVAEGLAKVREAGLTRLIGITGLGDTASLHKVIGSGLFDSVQTYVNAINPSAGWKVTGGSSHNFEQLLDKMAEVGAGGVGIRILAAGALAGTPLAGRHQNAGDPGRGLTAGGEYDDDLARARKLDALAAELGLESAAELSYRLVIGHPGLATALVGASEYSQLEDAIRWVERGPLGADVAARVTALAGS; this comes from the coding sequence ATGGAGTACCGCTCACTCGGGAAGAACGGCCCGCAAGTCTCGCTGCTCGGCTTCGGCTGCGGCGCGATTGGCGGCCTGCTGGTCAAAGGCGATCCGTCCGAGCAGCGACGGACCGTCGCGCGGGCGCTCGAGGCCGGCATCACCTACTTCGACACCGCGCCAGCGTACGGCAACGGCCGCTCGGAGGAGACCATCGGGCCGCTGCTGCGCGAGCTGAAGGCCAACGTGGTGGTCGGGACCAAGTTCCGCCTCGAACCGGAGCAGCTGCCGAACGCCGCTGCCGCCATCCGCGAGCAGCTCGAAGCGAGCCTGAAGCGGCTCGGGCGGGACAGCGTCGACCTCTTCAACCTCCACAACCGGGTCGGCGTGGACATCTCGGGCAACCAGGGCGCACTGTCCGCCGAGGAGGTGCTTGGCCCCGTGGCCGAGGGGCTGGCAAAGGTCCGCGAGGCCGGCCTGACCCGCCTGATCGGCATCACCGGCCTGGGCGATACCGCGTCGCTGCACAAGGTGATCGGCTCGGGCCTGTTCGACAGCGTCCAGACCTACGTCAACGCCATCAACCCCTCGGCCGGCTGGAAGGTGACGGGCGGCAGCTCGCACAACTTCGAGCAGTTGCTCGACAAGATGGCCGAGGTGGGCGCGGGCGGCGTCGGCATCCGCATCCTGGCGGCCGGCGCGCTGGCGGGCACGCCCCTGGCGGGCCGGCACCAGAACGCCGGGGATCCCGGGCGCGGCCTGACGGCCGGCGGCGAGTACGACGACGACCTGGCGCGGGCGCGCAAGCTCGATGCCCTGGCCGCCGAGCTTGGCCTGGAGAGCGCCGCCGAGCTGAGCTACCGGCTGGTCATCGGGCACCCGGGGCTGGCGACGGCGCTGGTGGGCGCGTCCGAGTACTCGCAGCTCGAAGACGCGATTCGCTGGGTCGAGCGCGGGCCGCTCGGCGCGGACGTCGCCGCCCGCGTAACCGCGTTGGCTGGGTCGTAA